The proteins below are encoded in one region of Rhododendron vialii isolate Sample 1 chromosome 7a, ASM3025357v1:
- the LOC131334446 gene encoding uncharacterized protein LOC131334446 has product MSEAEKKVEEAAAKMKKQGGELLFCGATRWNANISSRKTSDAGNLVSPTRLRPLLGVDIRLVASGCGSSHCAALDVEGRCYTWGRNEKGQLGHGDRIVRDGPSLVSELLGHKIIGAGAGRSHTLVVTKDGISLSFGWNKHGQLGSGSLKNEVESSPILCLVSEVRDVACGADFSVWLSSIEGASILTAGLPQYGQLGHGSDNEYNTRNSSVLLAYEAQPCPKAVVSFAGETIVKVACGTNHAVAVDSNGFVYTWGCGDYGRLGHKEQKDEWVPRRVETFTKHNVLPRDALIAAGSVNSACTAGGGQLYMWGKVKNKGDEWMYPKPVMDLSGWNIRCMDSGDMRHFIGAESSCISWGNALSGELGYGPDAQKSSDRPKKVDILEGMHVISVACGLSHSMVVVDRTDVGDQLDQIDVYDGKALNTGSEKPESRSSVAKRTTGKDAAKTPENPKRKKL; this is encoded by the exons ATGTCGGAGGCGGAGAAGAAGGTTGAGGAGGCGGCGGCGAAGATGAAGAAGCAGGGCGGAGAGCTGCTGTTCTGCGGCGCAACGCGGTGGAATGCCAACATCAGCAGCCGCAAGACCTCCGATGCGGGTAACTTGGTCTCTCCAACCCGACTCCGGCCTCTCCTCGGCGTCGACATCCGTTTGGTCGCCTCCGGTTGTG GGTCTTCTCATTGTGCGGCATTGGATGTTGAAGGACGTTGCTATACTTGGGGACGCAACGAA AAGGGGCAACTAGGCCATGGAGACCGAATTGTGCGTGATGGACCATCTCTTGTATCAGAACTGTTGGG gCATAAAATCATCGGAGCAGGGGCTGGAAGGAGCCATACTTTGGTGGTAACAAAAGATGGAATTTCCTTATCCTTTGGCTGGAATAAACATGGGCAGCTGGGCTCAGGTTCATTAAAGAATG AAGTTGAGTCATCTCCGATACTCTGTCTAGTTTCTGAGGTCAGAGATGTTGCTTGTGGGGCTGATTTCTCGGTGTGGTTATCTTCTATCGAAGGAGCTTCTATACT GACCGCTGGTCTTCCACAATATGGTCAACTAGGGCATGGATCTGACAATGAG TACAATACAAGAAATAGCTCAGTTTTGCTTGCTTATGAAGCCCAACCATGCCCTAAAGCAGTTGTTTCCTTTGCTGGAGAAACTATAGTGAAAGTTGCTTGTGGAACAAATCatgcag TTGCTGTGGATTCAAATGGCTTTGTTTACAC gtGGGGATGTGGTGATTATGGAAG GCTTGGGCATAAGGAGCAGAAGGATGAGTGGGTTCCTCGTCGTGTTGAAACTTTCACAAAGCACAATGTTCTACCTCGTGATGCTTTGATTGCAGCTGGTTCTGTTAATTCTGCATGTACTGCTG GTGGAGGACAGTTGTATATGTGGGGCAAAGTAAAGAACAAAGGTGACGAATGGATGTACCCTAAACCTGTTATGGATTTAAG CGGCTGGAATATACGCTGCATGGATTCAGGCGATATGCGCCATTTTATTGGTGCTGAAAGTTCATGCATAAGTTGGGGCAATGCTCTGTCGGGTGAGCTGGGATACGGACCTGATGCACAAAA GTCTTCAGACCGTCCAAAGAAAGTAGACATTCTTGAGGGAATGCATGTCATCAG CGTTGCATGTGGATTATCCCATTCTATGGTGGTGGTTGATAGAACGGATGTTGGTGATCAACTTGATCAG ATTGATGTCTACGATGGCAAAGCTTTGAACACGG GGAGTGAAAAACCAGAGAGTAGAAGTTCAGTTGCTAAAAGAACTACTGGAAAGGATGCTGCTAAAACTCCGGAGAATCCCAAGAGGAAGAAGTTATGA
- the LOC131334445 gene encoding protein BASIC PENTACYSTEINE6-like, with product MDDSGHRENGRHNPLQRPWHMQHQPSIGQIMAAMAERDAALQERNLAFSEKKAALAERDLAILHRNSAILERNSAIMARDKAITTLQNRKNAMTLGVKHEHQPHHYRPQTDETPYNSGDIHISGPLKMSPVPLEAKKQTKEAKTATHNKKPSKISKRVKREKGEGDEMGLNQVAFHGTTTPVPVCSCTGILRSCYKWGNGGWQSSCCTTAVSMYPLPAVPHKRHARVGGRKMSGSAFNKLLSRLAAEGHDLSSPVDLKNNWAKHGTNRYITIK from the exons ATGGATGATAGTGGCCATCGGGAGAATGGGAGACACAACCCACTTCAGCGTCCG TGGCATATGCAGCATCAGCCATCAATCGGTCAAATAATGGCTGCTATGGCCGAACGAGACGCTGCTCTCCAAGAAAGAAATCTAGCATTTTCGGAGAAAAAGGCAGCCTTGGCAGAGCGAGATCTGGCCATCCTGCACCGCAATTCTGCAATTTTGGAACGAAACAGTGCCATTATGGCACGCGACAAAGCCATCACAACTCTTCAAAATCGCAAAAATGCCATGACTCTTGGAGTGAAGCATGAACACCAACCACACCACTACCGGCCCCAAACAGACGAAACTCCATACAATTCAGGTGATATTCACATAAGCGGTCCCCTAAAAATGTCGCCAGTTCCCTTGGAGGCTAAAAAACAAACGAAGGAAGCCAAGACGGCGACACATAACAAAAAGCCTTCCAAAATTTCGAAAAGGGTTAAGAGGGAAAAAGGAGAAGGAGATGAGATGGGGTTGAACCAGGTGGCATTTCATGGGACTACAACGCCAGTCCCCGTTTGCTCCTGCACCGGAATCTTACGGTCGTGCTACAAGTGGGGAAATGGGGGTTGGCAGTCGTCCTGCTGCACAACAGCCGTGTCGATGTATCCCCTGCCAGCGGTGCCGCACAAGCGGCATGCTAGGGTTGGCGGGCGGAAGATGAGTGGAAGTGCTTTCAACAAGCTGCTTAGCCGACTAGCAGCTGAAGGCCATGATTTGTCCAGTCCTGTTGATCTTAAGAACAATTGGGCAAAGCATGGGACGAATCGTTACATCACCATCAAGTAG